A single Stutzerimonas stutzeri DNA region contains:
- a CDS encoding WD40/YVTN/BNR-like repeat-containing protein has product MTSEKQGEDWKQASVPVQSDLVAVHFPTAQSGWAVGHDGVVLHSADGGSTWEKQLDGRQAKELFTRYYEARIQKGDAQAETGLERVETNYVTGPSLPMLSVWFEDEQRGYAVGAFGLLIATSDGGRNWEPWFERIENEEQLHLNSIRSIAGDLYIAAERGALFRLDRSEQHFELIETSYGGSFFGLAGSADMLLAYGLEGSVYRSLDRGENWTRLETDTNASVTDASQLPGSDRYVLTTAVGELLIGDPMSSALSLERPRRPSRFTGVTPLANGQLLISSLEGMRRQPLEK; this is encoded by the coding sequence ATGACGTCGGAAAAGCAGGGTGAAGACTGGAAACAAGCGTCTGTTCCGGTACAGAGCGACCTGGTCGCTGTTCACTTCCCCACTGCCCAGAGCGGCTGGGCGGTTGGGCACGATGGCGTAGTTCTGCACAGTGCTGATGGTGGCTCCACTTGGGAAAAGCAATTGGATGGCCGGCAGGCCAAGGAGCTGTTCACTCGCTATTACGAGGCTCGAATTCAGAAGGGCGACGCGCAGGCCGAGACGGGTTTGGAGCGCGTAGAAACGAACTACGTTACCGGGCCGTCGCTTCCGATGCTCAGCGTGTGGTTCGAAGACGAACAGCGAGGATATGCAGTCGGCGCTTTTGGCCTGTTGATTGCCACTAGCGATGGCGGACGTAACTGGGAACCTTGGTTCGAGCGAATCGAAAATGAAGAGCAGCTTCATCTCAACAGTATCCGCAGCATCGCCGGTGATCTCTACATCGCTGCTGAGCGCGGGGCGTTGTTCAGGCTTGACCGATCAGAGCAGCATTTTGAACTGATCGAGACGAGCTACGGCGGAAGCTTTTTCGGCTTGGCCGGATCGGCCGACATGTTGCTCGCCTATGGGCTGGAAGGCAGCGTCTATCGCAGCCTCGACCGGGGCGAAAACTGGACTCGGTTAGAGACCGATACCAACGCCAGCGTTACTGACGCAAGTCAGCTGCCTGGCTCTGATCGCTATGTGCTGACCACCGCGGTCGGTGAACTGCTGATTGGCGATCCTATGAGTTCCGCGCTTTCGCTTGAAAGACCTCGCAGACCGTCCCGGTTTACTGGCGTGACGCCGTTGGCCAACGGCCAGCTGCTGATCAGCAGTTTAGAAGGTATGCGCAGGCAGCCGCTCGAAAAATGA
- a CDS encoding cytochrome c oxidase subunit 3: MSTVMQAGKQERVLPGLNGIWVFVILDLTFFAVFFLSYLMERSSRVELFNTSQESLNVPLGLINMLVLLTSSWFVAMAVAAVREGQTRRAVRLLYAGAGLGVGFVLIKLFEYYEKLQVGISPLTNEFFMFYFSLTFFHFLHVLVGLLVLIRLARRYQAGLYRRGQVHGLETAAVYWHMVDLLWIMLFPLLYMAR; encoded by the coding sequence ATGAGCACGGTCATGCAAGCCGGCAAGCAGGAAAGAGTGCTGCCAGGGCTCAACGGGATCTGGGTCTTCGTGATCCTGGACCTGACGTTCTTCGCGGTTTTCTTCTTGTCCTACCTGATGGAGCGGTCATCACGGGTCGAGCTGTTCAACACCTCGCAAGAGAGCCTCAACGTCCCCCTGGGACTGATCAACATGCTCGTGTTGTTGACCAGCTCATGGTTCGTGGCCATGGCCGTTGCCGCGGTGCGGGAGGGCCAAACCAGGCGGGCAGTCCGGTTGCTGTATGCGGGTGCCGGTTTAGGCGTGGGATTCGTCCTGATCAAGCTGTTCGAGTATTACGAGAAGCTGCAGGTCGGTATTTCCCCCCTGACCAATGAATTCTTCATGTTTTATTTTTCCCTGACCTTCTTTCATTTCCTGCATGTGCTGGTCGGCTTGCTCGTGTTGATTCGCCTGGCGCGGCGGTATCAGGCCGGGTTGTATCGGCGCGGTCAGGTCCATGGCCTCGAAACCGCTGCGGTCTACTGGCACATGGTCGACCTGCTCTGGATCATGCTTTTCCCACTGCTTTATATGGCGAGGTGA
- a CDS encoding efflux RND transporter permease subunit: protein MAIYTSPDDGMPIATRLEDFDRKSGSRAERLIFNNRIVLITICAFLTLMLGFLSTRLEVQASFEDMMPQSHEFVQNYLDHRGSLGGLGNSVRVVVVNTKGEDIYEADYLQTLRKINDEVFLLPGVDRSFMKSLWTPAVRWTEISAEGYEGGPVMPDKFDGSEEKINGLRFNVKRSGITGALVGNDQKSSMIFVPLLDTNPDTGEPLDYKDFRDQLEALKAYEQEGVEIRVIGFAQLVGDLIHGLNQVLTFFVYAAVIAALIILIYTRCIRSTLLVTSCSAVAVIWQLGLMQALGLPLDPYSILVPFLVFAIGVSHGAQKMNGVMQDIARGTHKYVAARYTFRRLILAGLTALLADAVGFAVLAFIDIPVIRGLAMAASIGVAVLIFTNLFLLPVLLSFTGVGAAGAAHSLRGMSGKHPLIELFAGFAEKSRARWVILTFALITAGGWYVALGLQIGDLDPGAPELRPNSSYNLDNAYVTEHYKLSSDQFAVIVATPPQGLISYETLLEMDRLEQVLRDLPGVQTTVSAASLARLYTTVGFEGSLKWESINRDPYVVQDAMNVVSDFAPEMFNNSRSVAPIIAYLTDHKAETLSQVVEAVEAFAAEHNTEDRQFLLAAGTSGIEAATNIAVKKANRTMLFWVYAAVVLLCYITFRSWRAVIVAIVPLVVTTILCEALMVVLGIGVKVATLPVTALGVGIGVDYSLYLLTIHLMFMRQGASVKDAYVGALGSTGKVVALIGITLSAAVITWAWSPIKFQADMGILLAFMFMWNMLGALILVPALAAYLLPQSKPTEQHQPLPIRTQLDDTRKSELLKVTA, encoded by the coding sequence ATGGCCATCTATACCAGTCCAGATGACGGCATGCCGATCGCGACCAGGCTCGAAGATTTCGATAGGAAATCCGGTAGCAGGGCCGAGCGGTTGATTTTTAACAATCGCATCGTACTCATCACGATCTGCGCTTTTTTAACGTTGATGCTCGGTTTCCTGTCGACTCGCCTCGAAGTACAGGCGAGCTTCGAAGATATGATGCCGCAATCCCATGAGTTCGTTCAGAACTACCTGGATCACCGAGGCTCGCTGGGCGGGTTGGGCAACTCGGTGCGCGTGGTCGTGGTGAACACTAAAGGCGAGGATATCTACGAGGCGGACTACCTGCAGACGCTTCGCAAGATCAACGACGAGGTATTCCTGCTTCCCGGGGTCGACCGGTCGTTCATGAAATCCCTGTGGACTCCAGCGGTGCGCTGGACCGAGATTTCTGCAGAAGGATACGAGGGTGGTCCGGTGATGCCGGACAAGTTCGATGGCTCCGAGGAAAAGATCAACGGGCTGCGTTTCAATGTGAAGCGATCCGGGATCACTGGTGCGCTGGTGGGTAACGACCAAAAGTCGAGCATGATCTTCGTTCCATTGCTCGATACCAACCCAGATACTGGCGAGCCGCTTGACTACAAGGATTTTCGCGATCAGCTGGAGGCATTGAAAGCCTACGAGCAGGAAGGCGTCGAGATTCGCGTGATTGGCTTCGCTCAGCTGGTAGGCGACCTGATCCATGGCCTGAATCAGGTTCTGACTTTCTTTGTGTATGCGGCCGTAATTGCTGCGCTCATCATCCTCATCTACACACGTTGTATCCGTAGTACGCTGCTGGTGACGAGCTGCTCGGCAGTGGCTGTTATATGGCAGCTTGGGCTAATGCAAGCGCTGGGGTTACCGCTCGATCCCTATTCGATCCTGGTGCCGTTCCTCGTTTTTGCCATCGGCGTGTCGCACGGTGCGCAAAAGATGAACGGCGTGATGCAGGACATCGCTCGCGGCACACACAAGTATGTCGCTGCGCGCTACACCTTTCGTCGTTTGATTCTTGCCGGCCTGACGGCTTTGCTGGCGGACGCCGTGGGCTTTGCTGTACTCGCGTTTATCGATATCCCGGTAATCCGCGGTCTTGCGATGGCGGCCAGCATCGGTGTCGCAGTTTTGATTTTCACCAACCTGTTCCTATTGCCCGTATTGCTCTCGTTTACCGGCGTCGGTGCCGCGGGCGCAGCCCATAGCTTGCGTGGCATGAGCGGTAAGCATCCGCTGATCGAGCTTTTCGCTGGCTTCGCCGAAAAGTCTCGGGCGCGCTGGGTCATCCTGACGTTCGCCTTGATTACTGCCGGCGGCTGGTACGTCGCACTGGGCCTGCAAATTGGTGACCTTGATCCGGGCGCGCCGGAGTTACGACCGAACTCTAGCTACAACCTCGACAACGCTTACGTTACTGAGCATTACAAGCTATCCAGCGATCAGTTCGCGGTCATTGTGGCAACGCCGCCGCAGGGCCTGATCAGCTACGAAACGCTGCTGGAGATGGACCGCCTCGAGCAGGTGCTGCGCGATCTGCCCGGCGTGCAGACGACGGTTTCCGCGGCCAGTCTTGCGCGTCTGTACACCACGGTCGGCTTCGAAGGATCGCTGAAGTGGGAGAGCATCAATCGCGACCCTTACGTGGTGCAGGATGCGATGAACGTGGTGTCCGACTTCGCGCCGGAGATGTTCAACAATTCCCGCTCTGTGGCACCGATCATTGCCTATCTCACCGACCATAAGGCTGAGACACTCAGCCAGGTCGTCGAGGCGGTGGAAGCTTTCGCTGCAGAACACAACACCGAGGATCGGCAGTTCCTGCTGGCAGCCGGTACTTCCGGTATCGAAGCCGCAACCAATATCGCGGTGAAGAAAGCCAATCGCACGATGCTGTTCTGGGTATACGCTGCGGTCGTGCTGCTTTGCTATATCACCTTCCGTAGCTGGCGTGCGGTGATTGTCGCAATCGTGCCGCTGGTGGTGACTACCATCCTGTGCGAGGCGTTGATGGTCGTGCTGGGCATTGGGGTCAAGGTCGCGACCTTGCCAGTCACCGCGCTGGGTGTCGGTATCGGCGTCGATTATTCGCTGTACCTGCTGACTATCCACCTGATGTTCATGCGCCAAGGCGCATCCGTGAAAGACGCTTATGTCGGTGCCCTCGGCTCTACTGGCAAGGTGGTTGCGCTCATTGGCATCACGTTGTCGGCCGCAGTAATTACCTGGGCTTGGTCGCCGATTAAGTTCCAGGCCGATATGGGCATCCTGCTGGCGTTCATGTTCATGTGGAACATGCTCGGCGCGCTCATCCTGGTGCCTGCCCTGGCGGCTTATCTACTGCCCCAGTCGAAGCCGACGGAGCAGCACCAACCATTGCCTATCCGCACTCAGCTTGATGACACCAGGAAATCTGAACTGCTGAAGGTCACCGCCTGA
- a CDS encoding cytochrome C oxidase subunit IV family protein has protein sequence MAFFKLPYSSVWLFLVVASVVGTWITQATFNPTWATSLVLLIASLKVALVMGCFMELGSAPGRWQWPFVFWLIAVTALFVVGFIVI, from the coding sequence ATGGCCTTCTTCAAACTTCCCTATTCCAGTGTCTGGTTATTCTTGGTGGTGGCCTCCGTGGTTGGCACCTGGATTACCCAGGCGACCTTCAACCCGACCTGGGCGACCTCCCTCGTGCTGCTGATCGCGTCGCTCAAAGTCGCGCTGGTCATGGGCTGTTTCATGGAGCTCGGTTCGGCGCCGGGTCGCTGGCAGTGGCCGTTCGTGTTCTGGCTGATAGCCGTCACGGCCTTATTCGTAGTGGGCTTCATCGTTATTTGA